In one window of Halomarina pelagica DNA:
- a CDS encoding NAD(P)/FAD-dependent oxidoreductase codes for MLDRDTLPSHSDVVIIGGGIMGTSTAFFLSSETDLDVTLVEKRGIATGSTGDSSAILRHHYGGQDIYSRMAWWSHQFYRQFEEQTGEVIAHEENPLVRFGNNDKEGGAYAKEGYEVLSSLDIPVTKYESEELPAQYPMIADVDAYDFGVSDDTAGYSDGADAANGFARAARQNGATVITGTSVESITVEEDSVAGVETDEGDVACDTVVVAAGPWTPRFGADIGIEIPISVTREQILILDPPGEYKNKYPSLIPTTALPGGEWYIRPDFGDGILVATHHTAEEVNPDYYDNSPDEDTILELTEKLGEMIPELRDAGIRGQYCGVYSSTPDHDFILDQIGPDGCYFACGFSGHGFKQAPAVGRILTDLITEGSTQLVDASFFSYDRFEESPSGHGRASDNV; via the coding sequence ATGCTCGACAGAGACACTCTCCCAAGCCATTCTGACGTAGTGATCATCGGTGGCGGGATTATGGGTACTAGTACGGCGTTCTTCCTCTCTTCAGAGACGGATCTTGACGTCACGCTAGTGGAGAAGCGTGGAATCGCGACAGGGTCTACGGGTGATTCGTCTGCCATTCTCCGCCATCATTACGGAGGACAAGATATTTACAGCAGAATGGCGTGGTGGAGTCACCAGTTCTATCGGCAGTTCGAAGAACAAACAGGGGAAGTGATCGCCCACGAGGAGAACCCCTTAGTCAGGTTTGGGAACAATGACAAGGAAGGAGGCGCGTACGCCAAGGAAGGATACGAAGTTCTCTCATCTCTCGATATTCCCGTGACCAAGTACGAGAGCGAGGAACTGCCGGCTCAATATCCGATGATTGCTGACGTAGATGCGTACGATTTCGGGGTATCGGATGACACTGCCGGGTACTCAGATGGGGCGGATGCCGCAAACGGCTTTGCCCGTGCAGCACGGCAAAACGGAGCCACTGTGATTACTGGAACTAGCGTTGAATCAATCACCGTTGAGGAAGACTCCGTCGCCGGTGTTGAAACGGATGAAGGTGACGTAGCGTGCGATACAGTCGTCGTTGCAGCAGGACCGTGGACTCCTCGATTTGGAGCAGACATTGGCATTGAAATCCCGATTTCAGTGACGCGCGAGCAAATCCTCATCTTGGACCCACCGGGAGAATACAAAAACAAATACCCGTCATTGATTCCGACCACGGCCCTCCCAGGTGGCGAGTGGTATATTCGTCCTGACTTTGGCGACGGCATCTTAGTAGCAACGCATCATACCGCTGAAGAGGTCAACCCAGACTATTACGACAACAGTCCTGACGAGGATACGATCCTCGAACTTACTGAGAAACTCGGTGAGATGATCCCGGAACTACGAGACGCAGGAATTAGAGGTCAATACTGTGGCGTCTATTCATCGACCCCCGATCACGACTTCATTCTCGATCAGATCGGCCCTGACGGATGTTACTTCGCTTGTGGGTTCTCTGGCCACGGATTCAAGCAAGCTCCTGCGGTAGGGAGAATATTGACTGATCTTATCACCGAAGGCTCGACACAGTTGGTCGACGCAAGCTTCTTCTCATATGATCGATTTGAGGAATCACCCAGCGGCCATGGTCGAGCCTCGGACAACGTATAG
- a CDS encoding DUF7509 family protein, with protein MEIGSVLEDLLSSDGMQGPAAEATSPERTRRMMVATEPSVRSVMLRSVHARTRASGRSLIPSTAVGCVRAVLHPYPERGALWLT; from the coding sequence ATCGAGATTGGGAGTGTCCTTGAGGACCTGCTGTCGAGCGACGGCATGCAAGGGCCGGCGGCCGAGGCCACGTCACCAGAGCGCACACGTCGGATGATGGTCGCGACCGAACCGTCGGTGCGGAGTGTGATGCTCAGATCAGTGCATGCTAGGACACGAGCGTCCGGCCGTTCACTGATACCATCGACTGCTGTCGGCTGTGTGCGCGCAGTTCTACACCCATATCCTGAACGAGGAGCGCTCTGGCTCACTTGA